The Synechococcales cyanobacterium T60_A2020_003 DNA segment TTAGGCCGAATCGTTACAAAGTTGTATACCAACTAGGTCAACCGATAGGGGGACGCTAGACTGGAGACATTCCCCTACAGTAAAAATACATCTCTATTCTCATTTAGACCCTGAGTGGCTAGGCATCATTAACCATTCCCCCTAAACACCCTGCATTCAGTTCATGAGAGTAGCGTTTATCTTTCGATACTTTGGCAACACAACGCGATGTGGGGTGGATGTCTGCGTATCTTCAAAATCAAGATTTTAGCCGTTGGGTTCGTAGACCGATCGATCTAGAACCAAGAGGGACATTCATCCGTTTGCCGGAAAGCATTCAGGCATCTATTTTTTGCCCTCGTAACGCTTACATATTGTAGGCGATCGCCACCGTTCCTCTTCTCCGTTCTCAAGCCATCGAAGCGTACCCCTCAATCAGCATCGCTGAACCGATAAAGACAACTCGTATTTGGAGAACCACTTATGTTTACATTGAATACATCTCAGGATTTATCTGGATCCCAGCCTAACGATCAGGCATTAGTGCTTTGGTTTGAAGAGGTTGGCATGGAGGATGTCTCTTTAGTAGGAGGCAAAAATGCCTCATTAGGTGAATTAATTCAGCAATTGGCGCCAAAAGGGATTAATGTGCCGTCGGGATTTGCCGTCACCGCCACCGCATTTCGCTACTTTATCCAGCAAGCTAGTCTGGATGAACGGTTGCGCCAGCTGTTTGAAACCTTAGATGTCGATGATGTCAACAACCTGCGGGAACATGGACGACAGGCGCGATTGCTCATCCTAGATACCCCCTTCCCGCCAGAACTGGAAAGCGAAATCGTGTCCGCCTACATCCAACTTTGCGAACGCTATAAATTAAGTCTGGACGTGTGCGATCGCCTCGAAGGGGACGAGCGGGAAGCCTGTCGTAGTTTCTACAGCGGTGTGGATGTAGCGGTACGATCCAGTGCCACAGCCGAAGATTTGCCCGATGCTAGTTTTGCCGGACAGCAGGAAACCTACCTCAACGTGCGCGGTATTAAGGGCGTACTGGATGCGTGCCATCGCTGTTTTGCATCGCTATTTACCGATCGCGCCATTTCCTACCGTACCCAAAAGGGATTTGATCACTTTGATGTGGCGCTATCCGTTGGGGTTCAAAAGATGGTGCGATCGGATTTGGCGACCTCTGGGGTGATGTTCTCGATTGATACAGAAACGGGATTTAAGGATGCTGCCCTAGTCACCGCGGCCTACGGACTGGGTGAAACGGTCGTACAAGGCATCGTTAACCCGGATGAGTACGTTGTCTTTAAACCGACGTTAAAAGATGGATTTCGACCCATTTTAGAAAAGCGGTTGGGCAGCAAAGAGATCAAAATGGTCTGCGACATCGGCGGCAGTAAGCCAACGGTGAACGTATCGGTTCCTAAGAGCGATCGCCAACGCTTTGCCCTCACGGATGACGAAATTTTGCAGCTTGCGAACTGGGCCTGCATTGTCGAGGAACATTACTCCCAGGTTCGGAATACCTACACGCCAATGGATATTGAGTGGGCAAAGGATGGCGTGACGGGCGATCTCTTTATCGTGCAAGCTCGACCGGAAACCGTCCATTCCCAAAAGAGCCGTAATGTTCTTCGCACCTACCACCTTTTAAAAGAGCAAGTAGCCGGAGAGTTGATTCCGCTGACCAAAGGGCGATCGGTGGGCGAGATGATCGGGCAAGGGAAGGCACGTATCATCCTAGACATTAATCAGCTTGGCGATTTCCAGGAGGGTGAGGTACTCGTTACAAACCGCACGGATCCCGACTGGGAACCAATCATGAAAAAGGCGAAGGCGGTAGTAACAAACCAGGGAGGTCGCACCTGTCACGCCGCAATCATTGCCCGCGAGATGGGAATTCCGGCGATCGTCGGCTGCGGAAATGCTACTGAGGTAATTCACAATGGTCAAGAAATCACCGTTTCCTGCGTAGAGGGAGAAGAAGGCATTGTTTTTGAAGGACTGGTGCCGTTCGAGGTGACCGAGATGCCCTTGGATAATCTCCCTGAAACCCGCACCAAGATCATGATGAACGTGGGAAACCCTCATGAAGCCTTTAGTCTAGCGTCCATTCCTAACGATGGTGTCGGTTTGGCGCGATCGGAGTTTATCATCGCCAATCACATCAAGGCTCATCCCTTGGCGCTACTGCGGTTTGATGAACTGAACGATCGGTTTGTGAAGCGGGAAATTAATCGGCTCACCGCAAACTATCCCTACAAGCCTGATTTCTTCGTGGATAAGCTGGCATCAGGAATTGCAATGCTAGCAGCAGCGTTCTATCCGAACCCCGTGATTGTGCGCATGTCGGATTTCAAGAGTAACGAGTATGCCAACTTGCTGGGCGGAAAGCAGTTTGAACCCCGCGAAGATAATCCGATGTTGGGATGGCGGGGGGCATCTCGCTACTACGATCCAAAGTACATCGAAGCGTATGGACTGGAATGCAAAGCCCTGAAACGAGTTCGGGATGAAATGGGACTAACGAATGTGATTCCCATGATTCCGTTCTGCCGTACCCCCAAAGAAGGTCGTAGAGTTTTGGAGGTGATGGAAAGCTTTGGGCTGAAGCGAGGGGAGAACGGTTTGCAGGTTTACGTGATGTGCGAGATTCCCAACAACGTCCTCCTTGCCGATCAGTTCAGCGAAATTTTCGATGGATTCTCGATTGGTTCCAATGATCTGACTCAGCTTACGTTGGGACTGGATCGGGATTCAGCCTTGGTTGCCCATCTTTTCGATGAGCGAGATGAAGGGGTAAAAGAGATGGTGCAAACGGTGATCCATCGCGTGAAAGCGAAGGGACGCAAGGTGGGCATTTGTGGACAAGCTCCCAGTGACTATCCAGAATTTGCCGAATTTCTGGTAGAACAAGGAATTGACTCGATCAGTCTCAACCCGGATACGGTGCTGAAAACCCGATTGGCGATCGCCCAAACGGAACAGTCTCTCTAGGCGCTGACCTCAATCAGTTTCTAGTGCCCAGAGCAAACTCTAGCCTCCGTCTGACTCAGGCGGAGGCTACACTTAAGTAATGTAACTGAGTCCTTCCATCAATTAGAAATGGAGCCAACCTCTAATTCAAAAATATTTAGCAATATAGACTTGCCGATTGTGAAGGTCAATAGTATGGTTGAGCGTTAGCAATGAAAACGGTCAATTTTGCAACGCTTTCCAAAGTTAGGCCAGGATTTGGGCAGTTTCGCCAAGCTAATTGAGTGTCATTTTTAACAAACCCTCGATCTCAGTTACGCATTTCATCTCGTGAAAAAAGAGTAAGCAATGTCTGGTTTTCCTACTAACGTTAAAATCACTCAAGCCCTTCAGTCTACGTACTTACATTGACTGTGAGAAAGCTTCCTGTATCTTAGTATGCATTGCACGCAGATTGACATTCAAACATTGACGTTTACTGTATTTTTGGGGCACCGATATAATGGCTGCAAAATCTATCCATACTCTAGTCGTTGTTGATTCTGGACTAGATAACTATCAACATCTAGCCGCAGGGGTTCTAGAGGGTGCTGAAGTTCTAGTTTTAGACCAACATCAGGACGGAATTGCCCAAATTACCCAGTTCCTGCAAACCCATCAGGATATTCACGCACTGCACATCCTATCCCACGCGACTCCGGGCGTTTTGGCCCTAGGGACTACTCATCTCTCGTTATTGAACCTAGGCAACTACGCTCAGTCCCTTCAGGCTTGGTCAAATACTCTTTCAAGCCAAGCCGAGATTTGGCTGTATGGCTGTCAGCTTGCGGCAACTGATTTAGGGCGATCGCTCGTTCAGCGCATCGCACACCTGACTCAACCGGCGATCGCCGCTTCCGATACCCTAACCGGTGTATCAGCCCTCGGCGGAGACTGGAACCTTGCCGTCCAAACTGCGCCAATCAAAACTCGACCAGCCTTGGCAGAACATACGATGGCAACCTATGCCGCCGTGATGGCCTTGTTTGACTGGTCAGACCCCGGCATTGATTGGCCCCAGGGTACGACGGGCACAAACACCTACACTGATGTGGGTGGTACGGGCGTGGACGTTACGATCACCATCAATACTACCAACGGAGTTACCTTTGGGCAGGCAGGTGGTATTATCACTCCGAATGATGTTGCCTCGCTACAGGGTGGAGATACAACGGTGGTAGAAGCGCTCCATGTTACGATGAATGCTGCCACACTTCAAGACTCCACTACAACTACCGTAGAGTTTAGTCAAGCTGTGGATGGGGTTGCCTTTGGGATTTACGACATCGACGAAAATTTTGCCGCCGAGGGCTGGCAAGATGAAGTCGAAATTCTTGGTTTTTTTGGAAATACTGTCGTTCAGCCGACACTGACAGCAAGCAACAATGCCACCTACACCATTAACGGCGACGTTGCCACTGGAGTGGGCAATGCTGACAATACTGGTGCTAACTCTGGCCAGGGAACCCTAAACGTTTCCTTTGATTCCCCCATTACCAGCTACCAACTGATCTACCGCAATGGTGCTCAGGCCAGTGCGGATCCGGGCGAACAAGGGATCGCGATTCTCAGTAACATCTTCTTCAACGATCCGGGCACTAATCTTTCTCCAGATACGGACAATGTCCGACAACGTGTGAATCCTGGTGAGACTCGCCAGCTCAATGGACTCACGGGCAGCGATCCCGATGGCACAATCGCACGATTCCGCATCACATCAGTGCCACCCTCTGGCCAGGGAACTCTCTTTTTAGGTGATCCGGCTAATGGCGGCACCGAACTTCAGGTGGGCGATCGCATCCGTGCGAACCGGATTGACGATGTCTTTTTCCAGGCCAGCAACAATTTCTCCGGTACGACCTTTGAATATGCGGCGATCGATAATGATGGACTCCAAGATCCGACGCCTGCGACCGTGCGCCTCCAGGTAGGCAGTAGCACGACCAATGAGCGACCGGAAACCGACGACGTTAGCAAACGGATTGAGCCAGATACGGTGAACCGTTTGCGAGGGCTAAATGGTCATGATCCAGATGGTACAGTTGAACAATTTCGGATCGAGACGCTACCTCCCTCTAGACAAGGGACGCTGTTCCTTGGAAATCCTGACCGGAATGGCACTCCTGTTTCAGCAGGACAGCGCATCGATGCGGGTGATATTGGGAGTCTCTTTTTCCAATCCACTCCTCGCTTTTCCGGAACTAGCTTTGAGTACGCCGCCATTGATAATCAGGGAGCATCAGACCGAACCCCTGCCCAAATCTCTATCACATCGGGGAGTGGTTCCTCATCCCAATGCCGTCGTGGAGATACGATTCGAGGCACAAACAGGAACGACAGACTCTCCGGGGCAGACGGACGCGATCAGATCTTTGGTAAGGCGGGAGATGATCGGCTGCGGGGGCGTCTTTGTGATGACCTTGTAGTGGGTCGTGCTGGAAATGACAACCTGCTTGGAGATGCCGGGAATGACACCCTGATTGGCAATGACGGAAACGATAGTCTGGATGGTGCGTCGGGTGCTGATTTTGGACAGGGCGGCAAAGGTAGCGATCGCATCAGCGGTGGCGCGGGCGATGACACGCTTTTCGGTAAACGCGATAATGACGAAATCACCGGAGATGCCGGGGATGATGTCATTTTTGGTGGGCGAGGCAATGACCGTCTGCAAGGTGGTGATGGCGATGATGCCGTTGAAGGTAAGGGCGGCAGCGATCGCATCCGGGGAGACAAAGGAAATGACACCCTATTTGGCAACTTCGGTGACGATACGATTGCAGGTCGAATTGGCGACGATCGCATCAATGGCGGATCGGGTGACGATACCCTCGGTGGCGATGCAGGTTCCGACCGGATTCGGGGTGAAAATGGCGATGATGCGAT contains these protein-coding regions:
- the ppsA gene encoding phosphoenolpyruvate synthase, with the protein product MFTLNTSQDLSGSQPNDQALVLWFEEVGMEDVSLVGGKNASLGELIQQLAPKGINVPSGFAVTATAFRYFIQQASLDERLRQLFETLDVDDVNNLREHGRQARLLILDTPFPPELESEIVSAYIQLCERYKLSLDVCDRLEGDEREACRSFYSGVDVAVRSSATAEDLPDASFAGQQETYLNVRGIKGVLDACHRCFASLFTDRAISYRTQKGFDHFDVALSVGVQKMVRSDLATSGVMFSIDTETGFKDAALVTAAYGLGETVVQGIVNPDEYVVFKPTLKDGFRPILEKRLGSKEIKMVCDIGGSKPTVNVSVPKSDRQRFALTDDEILQLANWACIVEEHYSQVRNTYTPMDIEWAKDGVTGDLFIVQARPETVHSQKSRNVLRTYHLLKEQVAGELIPLTKGRSVGEMIGQGKARIILDINQLGDFQEGEVLVTNRTDPDWEPIMKKAKAVVTNQGGRTCHAAIIAREMGIPAIVGCGNATEVIHNGQEITVSCVEGEEGIVFEGLVPFEVTEMPLDNLPETRTKIMMNVGNPHEAFSLASIPNDGVGLARSEFIIANHIKAHPLALLRFDELNDRFVKREINRLTANYPYKPDFFVDKLASGIAMLAAAFYPNPVIVRMSDFKSNEYANLLGGKQFEPREDNPMLGWRGASRYYDPKYIEAYGLECKALKRVRDEMGLTNVIPMIPFCRTPKEGRRVLEVMESFGLKRGENGLQVYVMCEIPNNVLLADQFSEIFDGFSIGSNDLTQLTLGLDRDSALVAHLFDERDEGVKEMVQTVIHRVKAKGRKVGICGQAPSDYPEFAEFLVEQGIDSISLNPDTVLKTRLAIAQTEQSL
- a CDS encoding DUF4347 domain-containing protein codes for the protein MAAKSIHTLVVVDSGLDNYQHLAAGVLEGAEVLVLDQHQDGIAQITQFLQTHQDIHALHILSHATPGVLALGTTHLSLLNLGNYAQSLQAWSNTLSSQAEIWLYGCQLAATDLGRSLVQRIAHLTQPAIAASDTLTGVSALGGDWNLAVQTAPIKTRPALAEHTMATYAAVMALFDWSDPGIDWPQGTTGTNTYTDVGGTGVDVTITINTTNGVTFGQAGGIITPNDVASLQGGDTTVVEALHVTMNAATLQDSTTTTVEFSQAVDGVAFGIYDIDENFAAEGWQDEVEILGFFGNTVVQPTLTASNNATYTINGDVATGVGNADNTGANSGQGTLNVSFDSPITSYQLIYRNGAQASADPGEQGIAILSNIFFNDPGTNLSPDTDNVRQRVNPGETRQLNGLTGSDPDGTIARFRITSVPPSGQGTLFLGDPANGGTELQVGDRIRANRIDDVFFQASNNFSGTTFEYAAIDNDGLQDPTPATVRLQVGSSTTNERPETDDVSKRIEPDTVNRLRGLNGHDPDGTVEQFRIETLPPSRQGTLFLGNPDRNGTPVSAGQRIDAGDIGSLFFQSTPRFSGTSFEYAAIDNQGASDRTPAQISITSGSGSSSQCRRGDTIRGTNRNDRLSGADGRDQIFGKAGDDRLRGRLCDDLVVGRAGNDNLLGDAGNDTLIGNDGNDSLDGASGADFGQGGKGSDRISGGAGDDTLFGKRDNDEITGDAGDDVIFGGRGNDRLQGGDGDDAVEGKGGSDRIRGDKGNDTLFGNFGDDTIAGRIGDDRINGGSGDDTLGGDAGSDRIRGENGDDAINGGAGSDRLKGNSGDDRIRGAAGSDIANGGKDDDFVSGRNGDDRLRGASGDDIIRGNKGEDILSGNRGQDRVNGRQGDDILVGGAGEDLLTGGKGTDVIVYRRIRDGGESGDRIRNFKIGQDLIDLSELFDGNQFASKGAFGRYVSLTQVGSITQLDINVAGEAGDDVRTFALLRGVNADNLGRSSFIL